Proteins from a genomic interval of Camelina sativa cultivar DH55 unplaced genomic scaffold, Cs unpScaffold13481, whole genome shotgun sequence:
- the LOC104775390 gene encoding peroxiredoxin-2E, chloroplastic-like encodes CSQKHVPGFVSKAGELRSKGIDVIACVSVNDAFVMEAWRKDLGINDEVMLLSDGNGEFTGKLGVELDLRDKPVGLGVRSRRYAILAEDGVVKVLNLEEGGAFTNSSAED; translated from the coding sequence TGCTCGCAGAAACACGTCCCTGGATTCGTATCCAAAGCCGGAGAGCTCAGATCTAAAGGCATCGATGTAATCGCCTGTGTCTCCGTCAACGACGCGTTCGTGATGGAAGCGTGGAGGAAAGACCTCGGAATCAACGATGAGGTGATGCTGTTGTCCGATGGAAACGGTGAGTTCACAGGGAAGCTCGGAGTTGAATTGGATTTGAGGGATAAGCCTGTTGGACTCGGAGTTAGGTCAAGGAGATACGCGATTCTGGCTGAGGATGGTGTTGTGAAGGTTCTGAACCTCGAAGAAGGTGGTGCTTTCACTAACAGTAGTGCTGAGGATAT